From Flavobacteriales bacterium, the proteins below share one genomic window:
- the hutH gene encoding histidine ammonia-lyase codes for MSKTFSFGTDRLTVALALDLAAGRVTGTLSSRVVDQVRKSRQAVDDIVKGSDILYGVNTGFGPLCQTRISPEDTEQLQVNLIKSHSVGVGEAVSPLLSRLMLITKLQALTLGFSGVSVELLERILWHIDNNVIPVVPSQGSVGASGDLAPLAHLFLPLIGLGEVTQSGARRPAAEVLAEAGLQPLALKAKEGLALINGTQFIASHAILAVERLHHALNTADVIGAMSLEALLGSTRPFDERLHQLRPFNGNLLVAHRLRELLKGSEMVVSHEHCERVQDPYSLRCMPPVHGASRNAWLHLKELTHIEINSVTDNPIVLDAQNTISGGNFHGQPLALPLDYATLAAHEVGNISDRRTYLLLEGREGLPKLLMRNTGINSGFMIPQYTSAALVSENKALCFPASADSIPTSLGQEDHVSMGSISGRKLNQVIDNLEKVLAVELICAAQAFDYRRPLKSGLILERCHDMVRSFISHTEEDRVFSDDLQTATQIISQYKLSTLAAETAAEAGIDLNGEHDALYRLS; via the coding sequence ATGAGTAAGACATTTTCATTCGGGACCGATCGATTGACGGTTGCGCTTGCGCTTGACCTCGCGGCAGGAAGGGTGACGGGAACGCTATCGTCACGGGTGGTTGACCAGGTGCGCAAGAGCCGACAGGCCGTGGATGATATCGTAAAGGGTAGTGATATTCTTTACGGTGTCAATACCGGATTCGGGCCGCTTTGCCAGACACGGATATCTCCTGAGGATACGGAACAACTGCAGGTGAATCTGATCAAGAGCCACAGCGTTGGTGTGGGAGAAGCCGTGTCGCCATTGCTCTCCAGGCTGATGCTTATTACCAAGCTGCAGGCATTGACGTTGGGCTTTTCCGGTGTGTCTGTGGAGTTGCTCGAACGTATCCTCTGGCACATAGATAATAATGTGATTCCCGTTGTGCCATCGCAGGGTTCGGTGGGAGCTTCCGGTGATCTTGCGCCTCTGGCTCATTTGTTTCTGCCATTGATCGGTCTGGGTGAGGTGACGCAATCAGGCGCAAGGCGGCCGGCTGCTGAAGTATTAGCGGAGGCAGGCCTACAGCCCCTGGCATTGAAGGCAAAGGAAGGACTGGCACTGATCAATGGAACGCAGTTCATTGCTTCCCATGCCATCCTTGCCGTAGAGCGATTACACCATGCGCTCAATACCGCTGATGTGATCGGTGCGATGTCATTGGAAGCGCTCCTTGGTTCAACCCGACCGTTTGATGAACGCTTGCATCAGCTGCGGCCGTTTAACGGAAACCTTCTTGTAGCACATCGTCTTCGTGAATTGTTGAAAGGATCGGAAATGGTGGTGTCGCATGAACATTGTGAGCGTGTTCAGGATCCATACTCTCTTCGGTGTATGCCCCCCGTGCATGGAGCCTCACGTAATGCCTGGCTACATCTCAAAGAATTGACACACATCGAGATCAACTCCGTGACGGATAACCCGATCGTACTTGATGCACAGAATACCATCAGTGGAGGGAATTTTCACGGACAGCCACTGGCGTTGCCACTAGATTATGCCACCCTGGCGGCCCATGAGGTCGGGAATATTTCAGACCGTCGTACCTATTTGTTACTGGAAGGGCGTGAAGGACTCCCCAAATTGTTGATGCGTAATACCGGTATCAACTCAGGATTTATGATCCCCCAATATACTTCTGCCGCTCTTGTGAGTGAGAATAAGGCGTTGTGTTTTCCGGCCAGCGCGGATAGTATACCCACGTCGCTCGGACAGGAAGATCATGTGAGCATGGGTTCCATCAGTGGACGTAAACTCAACCAGGTGATTGATAATCTGGAAAAGGTTTTGGCAGTGGAATTGATCTGTGCTGCGCAGGCTTTCGATTACCGCAGACCTTTGAAGTCCGGGCTGATCCTGGAAAGGTGTCACGATATGGTTCGTAGCTTTATCAGTCATACGGAAGAGGATCGCGTATTCTCCGATGATCTTCAAACTGCAACACAGATCATTTCTCAATACAAATTGTCGACCCTCGCTGCTGAAACTGCAGCGGAAGCCGGGATCGACTTAAACGGTGAACATGATGCACTATACAGACTTTCTTAA
- a CDS encoding MarR family transcriptional regulator, which produces MDVYKDSGYLMLGSRLKRLSERILQDVAAVYKQQNIPFEITWFPVFFQLDRRGNMSVTELSETLRVTHPAIVQMVDKLVGHGLVKSEKDPGDGRKRIVCFTKKGQRLLEKVKPVWQMLEHIMEGLMQENEHLLNFNETLGELERALDKKDILSRLNKSITP; this is translated from the coding sequence ATGGATGTGTACAAAGATTCCGGTTACCTCATGCTCGGTTCCCGCCTCAAGCGGTTGAGTGAACGTATATTGCAGGACGTAGCCGCGGTGTACAAACAGCAAAACATTCCCTTCGAGATCACCTGGTTTCCTGTCTTCTTTCAGCTGGATCGAAGAGGTAATATGTCTGTTACGGAGCTTTCGGAGACGCTACGGGTTACCCATCCGGCCATCGTGCAAATGGTGGATAAACTTGTGGGGCATGGATTGGTGAAGTCGGAAAAAGACCCGGGTGACGGCAGGAAACGCATCGTCTGTTTTACAAAAAAAGGACAGCGTTTATTGGAAAAGGTGAAGCCTGTCTGGCAAATGTTGGAACACATCATGGAGGGCCTCATGCAGGAGAATGAACATCTTCTTAATTTTAATGAGACGCTTGGTGAATTGGAAAGGGCTCTCGATAAAAAAGATATACTTTCAAGATTAAACAAATCAATAACCCCATGA